Proteins encoded in a region of the Homo sapiens chromosome 9, GRCh38.p14 Primary Assembly genome:
- the TRUB2 gene encoding pseudouridylate synthase TRUB2, mitochondrial isoform 2 (isoform 2 is encoded by transcript variant 2) — protein sequence MGSAGLSRLHGLFAVYKPPGLKWKHLRDTVELQLLKVCGPAFAHLKVGVGHRLDAQASGVLVLGVGHGCRLLTDMYNAHLTKDYTVRGLLGKATDDFREDGRLVEKTTYDHVTREKLDRILAVIQGSHQKALVMYSNLDLKTQEAYEMAVRGLIRPMNKSPMLITGIRCLYFAPPEFLLEVQCMHETQKELRKLVHEIGLELKTTAVCTQVRRTRDGFFTLDSALLRTQWDLTNIQDAIRAATPQVAAELEKSLSPGLDTKQLPSPGWSWDSQGPSSTLGLERGAGQ from the exons ATGGGGTCTGCTGGCTTGTCGCGGCTGCATGGGCTTTTCGCGGTCTATAAGCCCCCGGGGCTAAAATGGAAGCACCTGCGGGATACAGTGGAGCTACAACTTCTGAAGG TATGTGGACCAGCATTCGCCCATCTCAAGGTTGGCGTGGGACATCGGTTGGATGCCCAGGCTTCTGGAGTACTTG TGCTCGGCGTGGGACATGGATGCAGGCTCCTCACCGATATGTACAATGCTCATCTTACCAAG GATTACACAGTGCGTGGCCTCCTGGGCAAAGCTACAGATGACTTCCGTGAGGACGGGAGGCTGGTAGAGAAGACAACCTATG ACCACGTGACCAGAGAGAAGCTGGACCGCATTCTGGCCGTTATCCAAGGCTCCCATCAGAAGGCCCTGGTGAT GTACTCCAACCTCGACCTGAAGACCCAGGAGGCCTATGAGATGGCCGTGAGAGGCCTGATCCGGCCCATGAACAAGTCCCCGATGCTGATAACTGGCATCCGATGCCTCTACTTTGCACCTCCGGAATTCCTCTTAG AGGTGCAGTGCATGCATGAGACGCAGAAAGAGCTGCGGAAGTTGGTTCATGAAATCGGCCTGGAACTAAAGACCACTGCTGTCTGCACCCAAGTGCGGCGCACGCGCGACGGCTTCTTCACGCTAGACAGTGCCCTCCTGAGGACCCAGTGGGACCTAACCAACATCCAGGATGCTATCCGGGCTGCTACCCCTCAGGTAGCTGCAGAGCTGGAGAAGAGCTTGAGCCCGGGGCTGGACACCAAGCAGCTCCCCAGTCCGGGATGGTCCTGGGACTCCCAGGGCCCGAGCTCTACCTTGGGGCTGGAGAGGGGTGCGGGGCAGTGA
- the TRUB2 gene encoding pseudouridylate synthase TRUB2, mitochondrial isoform 4 (isoform 4 is encoded by transcript variant 4) produces MVLGVGHGCRLLTDMYNAHLTKDYTVRGLLGKATDDFREDGRLVEKTTYDHVTREKLDRILAVIQGSHQKALVMYSNLDLKTQEAYEMAVRGLIRPMNKSPMLITGIRCLYFAPPEFLLEVQCMHETQKELRKLVHEIGLELKTTAVCTQVRRTRDGFFTLDSALLRTQWDLTNIQDAIRAATPQVAAELEKSLSPGLDTKQLPSPGWSWDSQGPSSTLGLERGAGQ; encoded by the exons ATGG TGCTCGGCGTGGGACATGGATGCAGGCTCCTCACCGATATGTACAATGCTCATCTTACCAAG GATTACACAGTGCGTGGCCTCCTGGGCAAAGCTACAGATGACTTCCGTGAGGACGGGAGGCTGGTAGAGAAGACAACCTATG ACCACGTGACCAGAGAGAAGCTGGACCGCATTCTGGCCGTTATCCAAGGCTCCCATCAGAAGGCCCTGGTGAT GTACTCCAACCTCGACCTGAAGACCCAGGAGGCCTATGAGATGGCCGTGAGAGGCCTGATCCGGCCCATGAACAAGTCCCCGATGCTGATAACTGGCATCCGATGCCTCTACTTTGCACCTCCGGAATTCCTCTTAG AGGTGCAGTGCATGCATGAGACGCAGAAAGAGCTGCGGAAGTTGGTTCATGAAATCGGCCTGGAACTAAAGACCACTGCTGTCTGCACCCAAGTGCGGCGCACGCGCGACGGCTTCTTCACGCTAGACAGTGCCCTCCTGAGGACCCAGTGGGACCTAACCAACATCCAGGATGCTATCCGGGCTGCTACCCCTCAGGTAGCTGCAGAGCTGGAGAAGAGCTTGAGCCCGGGGCTGGACACCAAGCAGCTCCCCAGTCCGGGATGGTCCTGGGACTCCCAGGGCCCGAGCTCTACCTTGGGGCTGGAGAGGGGTGCGGGGCAGTGA
- the TRUB2 gene encoding pseudouridylate synthase TRUB2, mitochondrial isoform 1 (isoform 1 is encoded by transcript variant 1), translating to MGSAGLSRLHGLFAVYKPPGLKWKHLRDTVELQLLKGLNARKPPAPKQRVRFLLGPMEGSEEKELTLTATSVPSFINHPLVCGPAFAHLKVGVGHRLDAQASGVLVLGVGHGCRLLTDMYNAHLTKDYTVRGLLGKATDDFREDGRLVEKTTYDHVTREKLDRILAVIQGSHQKALVMYSNLDLKTQEAYEMAVRGLIRPMNKSPMLITGIRCLYFAPPEFLLEVQCMHETQKELRKLVHEIGLELKTTAVCTQVRRTRDGFFTLDSALLRTQWDLTNIQDAIRAATPQVAAELEKSLSPGLDTKQLPSPGWSWDSQGPSSTLGLERGAGQ from the exons ATGGGGTCTGCTGGCTTGTCGCGGCTGCATGGGCTTTTCGCGGTCTATAAGCCCCCGGGGCTAAAATGGAAGCACCTGCGGGATACAGTGGAGCTACAACTTCTGAAGG GTCTCAATGCCAGGAAGCCTCCCGCTCCTAAACAGCGTGTTCGCTTCTTGCTGGGCCCCATGGAAGGCAGCGAAGAGAAGGAGCTGACCCTCACAGCCACCAGCGTACCCTCTTTCATCAACCATCCACTGG TATGTGGACCAGCATTCGCCCATCTCAAGGTTGGCGTGGGACATCGGTTGGATGCCCAGGCTTCTGGAGTACTTG TGCTCGGCGTGGGACATGGATGCAGGCTCCTCACCGATATGTACAATGCTCATCTTACCAAG GATTACACAGTGCGTGGCCTCCTGGGCAAAGCTACAGATGACTTCCGTGAGGACGGGAGGCTGGTAGAGAAGACAACCTATG ACCACGTGACCAGAGAGAAGCTGGACCGCATTCTGGCCGTTATCCAAGGCTCCCATCAGAAGGCCCTGGTGAT GTACTCCAACCTCGACCTGAAGACCCAGGAGGCCTATGAGATGGCCGTGAGAGGCCTGATCCGGCCCATGAACAAGTCCCCGATGCTGATAACTGGCATCCGATGCCTCTACTTTGCACCTCCGGAATTCCTCTTAG AGGTGCAGTGCATGCATGAGACGCAGAAAGAGCTGCGGAAGTTGGTTCATGAAATCGGCCTGGAACTAAAGACCACTGCTGTCTGCACCCAAGTGCGGCGCACGCGCGACGGCTTCTTCACGCTAGACAGTGCCCTCCTGAGGACCCAGTGGGACCTAACCAACATCCAGGATGCTATCCGGGCTGCTACCCCTCAGGTAGCTGCAGAGCTGGAGAAGAGCTTGAGCCCGGGGCTGGACACCAAGCAGCTCCCCAGTCCGGGATGGTCCTGGGACTCCCAGGGCCCGAGCTCTACCTTGGGGCTGGAGAGGGGTGCGGGGCAGTGA
- the TRUB2 gene encoding pseudouridylate synthase TRUB2, mitochondrial isoform 3 (isoform 3 is encoded by transcript variant 3), whose translation MEGSEEKELTLTATSVPSFINHPLVCGPAFAHLKVGVGHRLDAQASGVLVLGVGHGCRLLTDMYNAHLTKDYTVRGLLGKATDDFREDGRLVEKTTYDHVTREKLDRILAVIQGSHQKALVMYSNLDLKTQEAYEMAVRGLIRPMNKSPMLITGIRCLYFAPPEFLLEVQCMHETQKELRKLVHEIGLELKTTAVCTQVRRTRDGFFTLDSALLRTQWDLTNIQDAIRAATPQVAAELEKSLSPGLDTKQLPSPGWSWDSQGPSSTLGLERGAGQ comes from the exons ATGGAAGGCAGCGAAGAGAAGGAGCTGACCCTCACAGCCACCAGCGTACCCTCTTTCATCAACCATCCACTGG TATGTGGACCAGCATTCGCCCATCTCAAGGTTGGCGTGGGACATCGGTTGGATGCCCAGGCTTCTGGAGTACTTG TGCTCGGCGTGGGACATGGATGCAGGCTCCTCACCGATATGTACAATGCTCATCTTACCAAG GATTACACAGTGCGTGGCCTCCTGGGCAAAGCTACAGATGACTTCCGTGAGGACGGGAGGCTGGTAGAGAAGACAACCTATG ACCACGTGACCAGAGAGAAGCTGGACCGCATTCTGGCCGTTATCCAAGGCTCCCATCAGAAGGCCCTGGTGAT GTACTCCAACCTCGACCTGAAGACCCAGGAGGCCTATGAGATGGCCGTGAGAGGCCTGATCCGGCCCATGAACAAGTCCCCGATGCTGATAACTGGCATCCGATGCCTCTACTTTGCACCTCCGGAATTCCTCTTAG AGGTGCAGTGCATGCATGAGACGCAGAAAGAGCTGCGGAAGTTGGTTCATGAAATCGGCCTGGAACTAAAGACCACTGCTGTCTGCACCCAAGTGCGGCGCACGCGCGACGGCTTCTTCACGCTAGACAGTGCCCTCCTGAGGACCCAGTGGGACCTAACCAACATCCAGGATGCTATCCGGGCTGCTACCCCTCAGGTAGCTGCAGAGCTGGAGAAGAGCTTGAGCCCGGGGCTGGACACCAAGCAGCTCCCCAGTCCGGGATGGTCCTGGGACTCCCAGGGCCCGAGCTCTACCTTGGGGCTGGAGAGGGGTGCGGGGCAGTGA